A section of the Rubrobacter naiadicus genome encodes:
- a CDS encoding NuoI/complex I 23 kDa subunit family protein, which yields MPQIGQGTLKGMGITLKHLLSKKITRQYPEYKRQMPERSRGMLTVDMDRCIACLQCMRICPDHCISIDQTKRDFDGSGKPKPFAVGFMIDDSRCMYCSLCVEVCPVNCIYHTEEFEVQAYSRLELARQFGERPVDPTVDPKPQVKKKRPVRGGSKGKAAAKKKAAGKEEEAA from the coding sequence ATGCCACAGATCGGACAGGGAACTCTGAAGGGGATGGGGATAACCCTCAAGCACCTCCTCTCGAAGAAGATCACCCGTCAGTATCCCGAGTACAAGCGCCAGATGCCCGAGCGCTCGCGCGGGATGCTCACGGTGGACATGGACCGGTGCATCGCCTGCCTGCAGTGCATGAGGATCTGCCCGGACCACTGCATCTCGATCGACCAGACCAAGCGTGACTTCGACGGTTCGGGCAAACCCAAGCCGTTCGCCGTGGGGTTCATGATCGACGACTCGCGGTGCATGTACTGCTCGCTGTGCGTCGAGGTGTGTCCGGTCAACTGCATCTACCACACCGAGGAGTTCGAGGTGCAGGCCTACAGCCGGCTCGAGCTCGCCCGGCAGTTCGGAGAGCGGCCGGTCGACCCGACGGTGGATCCCAAGCCGCAGGTTAAGAAGAAGCGGCCGGTCAGGGGAGGATCGAAGGGGAAGGCCGCGGCGAAGAAGAAGGCCGCCGGCAAGGAGGAAGAGGCGGCTTGA
- a CDS encoding NADH-quinone oxidoreductase subunit J: MIAVFAVLACITLLSAFGVVISRSVVHSALFMAGAFLGVAGFYVMLHSPALAALQVLIYVGAVTVVILFGIMFTQKPQARRFRMILNRQVWGGFVVAAGVAAILIYVFLEQDWGGTSPGHGPRLVAQLGRILVGTGGAPQIFGLLFEVSSVLLLVATVAAIVISRRRPERPTERGGE; encoded by the coding sequence TTGATAGCGGTATTCGCGGTCCTGGCCTGCATAACGCTGCTCTCGGCCTTCGGGGTCGTCATCAGCCGCAGCGTCGTCCACTCGGCGCTGTTTATGGCCGGGGCCTTCCTGGGGGTAGCCGGGTTCTACGTGATGCTGCACTCGCCGGCGCTCGCCGCGCTGCAGGTGCTCATCTACGTCGGGGCCGTCACGGTGGTCATCCTCTTCGGGATCATGTTCACCCAGAAGCCGCAGGCCAGGCGCTTCCGGATGATCCTCAACAGGCAGGTGTGGGGAGGTTTCGTGGTTGCGGCGGGGGTCGCGGCCATCCTCATCTACGTCTTCCTGGAGCAGGACTGGGGTGGGACCTCACCGGGCCACGGGCCCCGGCTGGTCGCCCAGCTCGGCAGGATACTGGTCGGCACCGGCGGGGCGCCGCAGATCTTCGGGCTTCTGTTCGAGGTGTCTTCGGTGCTGCTCCTCGTGGCCACCGTCGCCGCGATAGTGATAAGCCGTCGCAGGCCCGAACGGCCGACGGAGAGGGGGGGTGAGTGA